From Flavipsychrobacter sp., a single genomic window includes:
- the pepT gene encoding peptidase T has protein sequence MSIDNYTHSAAERFMRYVQIDTQSDPASTSQPSTEKQKDLSRVLVKELLDMGISDAELDEHGYVYATIPATSGKENIPTICYCAHVDTAPDCSGKDVKPILHKNYNGDDIVLPDDNSVVISTQNHPYLKQRIGDDIITASGLTLLGADDKAGVAIIMDLAKYLIEHPQIKHGKIRILFTPDEEIGRGVNAVDMERLGADFGYTLDGGDRGHLEGESFSADGATVTFHGVSAHPGYAKGKLVSAIKIAGEFIDSLPKNEWSPETTEGMTGFVHPLHIEGLIEKTTVQFIVRDFDTAKLKEHEDRLKKIAEDTVAKYPGTTMDFVVKEQYRNMREMLDKHPQVMANAEEAYKRAGMDAHKQSIRGGTDGSRLSFMGLPCPNIFTGEMGIHSKQEYVSVQDMEKAVETLVHLAQVWEENS, from the coding sequence ATGTCGATAGATAACTATACACACAGCGCAGCAGAGCGTTTTATGAGATATGTACAAATTGATACTCAAAGCGATCCTGCATCAACATCGCAGCCGTCTACTGAGAAGCAAAAAGATCTAAGCCGTGTGCTTGTAAAAGAGCTATTAGACATGGGCATATCTGATGCAGAGCTGGATGAGCATGGATATGTATACGCTACAATTCCCGCAACAAGCGGCAAAGAGAACATACCTACTATTTGCTATTGCGCGCACGTAGACACAGCACCTGACTGTAGTGGTAAAGATGTAAAACCCATACTACACAAAAATTATAATGGTGATGATATCGTCTTACCTGATGATAATAGTGTTGTTATCAGTACTCAAAATCACCCATACCTAAAACAACGTATTGGTGATGATATTATCACTGCTTCTGGGCTTACTCTTTTGGGGGCAGACGACAAAGCAGGTGTTGCCATTATTATGGATCTGGCAAAGTACCTAATAGAGCACCCACAAATAAAGCATGGAAAGATCAGGATATTGTTTACTCCTGATGAAGAGATAGGTCGTGGCGTAAATGCTGTAGACATGGAGCGTTTAGGTGCTGATTTTGGCTATACCCTTGACGGCGGTGATAGAGGTCATCTGGAGGGAGAGTCTTTCTCAGCAGATGGAGCAACTGTTACCTTCCACGGTGTAAGTGCACATCCTGGCTATGCTAAAGGCAAACTGGTAAGTGCCATAAAAATAGCCGGCGAGTTTATTGATAGCTTACCTAAAAATGAATGGAGCCCAGAAACCACTGAAGGGATGACAGGCTTTGTACACCCACTACATATTGAAGGCTTAATCGAAAAAACAACCGTACAGTTTATTGTTCGCGACTTTGACACAGCAAAACTGAAAGAACATGAAGACAGGCTAAAGAAAATAGCAGAAGATACTGTAGCTAAATATCCAGGCACTACAATGGACTTTGTAGTGAAGGAACAATATAGAAACATGAGAGAGATGCTAGACAAACATCCACAAGTGATGGCCAATGCAGAGGAAGCCTATAAACGTGCAGGAATGGACGCTCATAAGCAAAGCATACGTGGTGGTACAGATGGCTCCAGATTATCGTTTATGGGTTTACCTTGTCCCAATATCTTTACAGGAGAAATGGGTATACATTCCAAACAAGAATATGTTAGTGTTCAAGACATGGAAAAAGCGGTAGAAACACTAGTACACCTTGCTCAAGTTTGGGAAGAAAATAGTTAA
- a CDS encoding alpha/beta hydrolase encodes MYKIAVTLFLLLSINALAQPEHFNTVDFWSKLKYDTSSINWATTKADTVIVVVSNRKKTNDSIRFMSEYPTNGALHHFIVYSHNGKWHVKPTGSLEEAIDLVPDKEKDWVVYTEGMGKLFTSDLDRGMNMSAQYGVNVIMLDYPSITSTKRTSGNYLFAVKQSKATYKYFTKTLIQIKQLHANNQLGSKFKSLNLFFHSMGNNFAKQLAKKGQLVKLNEGRWVNNIILNAPCVPQSNHRKWLDKITFAQNIYVNYNPDDFVLGAAHVVSKRKQLGEKIKHPISLKAHYINFSKVAEDQHSNFL; translated from the coding sequence ATGTATAAAATTGCAGTTACACTTTTTTTATTACTTAGCATTAATGCACTAGCACAACCGGAACACTTTAACACTGTTGACTTTTGGTCTAAACTGAAATACGACACCTCGAGCATAAATTGGGCAACGACAAAAGCTGATACTGTAATAGTGGTTGTTTCTAACAGAAAGAAGACTAACGATTCGATACGCTTCATGTCAGAATACCCAACCAATGGAGCTTTACATCACTTTATAGTATATAGCCATAATGGCAAATGGCATGTAAAGCCTACAGGTAGCCTAGAAGAAGCTATAGACCTAGTACCTGATAAAGAGAAAGATTGGGTTGTATACACAGAGGGAATGGGAAAGCTTTTCACTAGCGACTTGGATAGAGGCATGAATATGTCGGCACAATATGGTGTTAACGTTATTATGCTCGACTACCCTAGCATTACCTCCACAAAAAGAACAAGTGGCAATTATCTATTCGCGGTAAAACAGTCAAAAGCCACTTATAAATACTTTACTAAAACACTAATACAAATAAAGCAACTGCATGCCAATAACCAACTTGGTAGCAAATTCAAAAGCCTGAACTTATTCTTTCATAGCATGGGCAATAACTTTGCCAAGCAATTGGCAAAGAAGGGACAACTCGTAAAACTCAATGAAGGCAGATGGGTGAATAATATAATACTAAACGCTCCCTGCGTACCTCAAAGCAACCATAGAAAATGGCTAGACAAAATAACCTTTGCGCAAAACATTTATGTGAACTACAACCCTGACGACTTTGTATTGGGTGCAGCCCATGTTGTTAGCAAAAGAAAACAACTAGGAGAAAAGATAAAGCACCCCATTTCTTTAAAGGCGCATTATATCAACTTCAGTAAAGTAGCGGAAGATCAGCATAGCAACTTTTTATAG
- a CDS encoding DUF4846 domain-containing protein, with amino-acid sequence MKRILAPFILCLLLAGCASETSSQQIPNKEASKYTIENQSAITLIDRFNAPYGYERAKVRGFGEYTRKLPMQQHGAKVHLYNGELKNTQNVHASVIKMDVGDKDLQQCADAVIRLRAEYLYHIGQYDKIHFNFTNGFKADYSKWRQGYRINVAGNKVTWVKGAREDNSYESFKNYLQKVFTYAGTLSLSKELLSVPFEEMEIGDVLIHGGSPGHAVIVVDMAYDMEGDKVFMLAQSYMPAQEIHVLKNLNDESISPWYSMKKIKTLVETPEWTFAKDELKRFK; translated from the coding sequence ATGAAAAGAATCTTAGCTCCTTTTATTCTCTGTTTGTTATTGGCTGGTTGTGCCAGCGAAACTTCTTCACAGCAAATCCCAAATAAGGAAGCTTCAAAATATACCATTGAAAATCAATCAGCCATTACCCTTATTGATCGGTTTAACGCACCCTATGGTTATGAGCGAGCTAAAGTTAGGGGTTTTGGGGAGTATACTAGAAAATTACCCATGCAACAACATGGAGCAAAAGTGCATTTATACAATGGAGAATTGAAAAATACTCAAAACGTACATGCTTCTGTGATAAAAATGGATGTAGGTGATAAGGATCTGCAACAATGTGCTGATGCTGTAATAAGGTTAAGGGCAGAATATCTTTATCATATTGGTCAGTATGATAAGATTCATTTCAACTTTACTAATGGTTTTAAGGCTGATTATTCAAAATGGAGACAGGGGTATCGAATAAATGTTGCAGGTAATAAAGTTACTTGGGTGAAAGGGGCTCGTGAAGATAATAGCTACGAGAGCTTTAAAAACTATTTGCAAAAAGTGTTTACCTATGCTGGTACATTATCCTTATCCAAGGAACTGCTATCTGTACCATTTGAAGAGATGGAAATTGGGGATGTGTTGATACATGGTGGTAGTCCAGGACATGCAGTTATTGTTGTAGATATGGCTTATGATATGGAAGGAGACAAGGTGTTTATGTTAGCTCAAAGTTATATGCCTGCACAAGAGATCCATGTTCTGAAAAACCTTAATGATGAAAGTATAAGCCCATGGTATAGTATGAAGAAAATTAAAACTCTTGTAGAAACTCCTGAATGGACCTTTGCCAAAGATGAACTAAAAAGGTTTAAATAA
- the kdsA gene encoding 3-deoxy-8-phosphooctulonate synthase codes for MNNDFLSKLFADRYNKDNFFLLAGPCVVEGEQVVMDIAEKVLRVCDNLGIPYVFKASYRKANRTRLDSFTGIGDEKALKIIAKVKSEFNIPVVTDIHAAEEAAMAAEYVDVLQIPAFLCRQTDLLVAAAKTGKVVNVKKGQFLSPEAMQFAVTKLRESGNDQVMLTDRGTSFGYTDLIVDYRAIPTMKAMDVPVVLDCTHSLQQPNQSSGVTGGNPEMIETIARAGIAVGADGLFIETHPSPSEAKSDGANMLHLDLLEPLMEKLVKLRQVVNTL; via the coding sequence ATGAATAACGATTTTCTTAGTAAGCTATTTGCAGATAGATATAATAAAGACAACTTTTTTCTTTTAGCAGGTCCGTGTGTGGTAGAGGGAGAACAAGTAGTGATGGATATTGCTGAAAAAGTATTGAGGGTCTGTGATAATCTGGGAATCCCTTATGTATTTAAGGCATCTTACAGAAAGGCAAACAGAACACGCTTGGATAGCTTTACAGGAATAGGTGATGAGAAAGCGTTAAAGATAATCGCAAAAGTAAAATCAGAATTCAATATACCAGTAGTTACCGATATACATGCCGCAGAAGAAGCTGCTATGGCGGCAGAGTATGTAGATGTATTACAGATACCAGCTTTCCTTTGTCGTCAAACAGATCTATTGGTAGCTGCTGCAAAAACAGGTAAGGTTGTGAATGTGAAGAAAGGACAATTCCTAAGTCCTGAAGCGATGCAGTTTGCTGTTACTAAGCTTAGAGAAAGTGGTAACGACCAAGTAATGCTAACGGACAGAGGTACTAGTTTTGGTTATACCGATCTAATTGTAGACTATCGTGCCATTCCTACAATGAAAGCTATGGATGTACCTGTGGTTTTAGATTGTACACATTCATTGCAACAACCTAACCAAAGCAGCGGCGTGACTGGGGGTAATCCTGAAATGATAGAAACAATAGCAAGAGCAGGTATAGCTGTAGGTGCGGACGGATTGTTTATAGAAACACACCCTAGTCCTTCAGAGGCAAAATCAGATGGAGCAAATATGCTTCACCTTGATCTACTAGAGCCACTAATGGAGAAGCTAGTGAAGCTAAGACAAGTGGTAAATACACTCTAA
- a CDS encoding DUF1573 domain-containing protein, translated as MNAQLKTILLTIGTLSLFVIAMVELSGVSSTALFNKYGIGNGSGHTHENNTIEEAEAAVRSLPKTNISFDDTKHIFEPITEGEKATHAYHFKNTGDNPLVISKAIASCGCTVPSYPKEPIPPGGEGEIVVEFNSKGRVGMQRKTVMVYSNAQQEAISIGFEVEVKEK; from the coding sequence ATGAATGCACAATTAAAAACAATTCTACTTACGATAGGCACACTTTCCCTATTTGTAATAGCTATGGTAGAGTTAAGTGGTGTAAGCAGCACTGCCCTTTTCAACAAATATGGCATAGGCAATGGTAGCGGACACACGCACGAGAACAATACCATTGAGGAAGCAGAAGCAGCTGTAAGGTCTTTACCAAAGACTAATATCAGCTTCGACGATACAAAGCATATTTTTGAGCCGATAACGGAAGGAGAGAAAGCAACACATGCTTATCATTTTAAAAACACTGGAGACAACCCTTTAGTTATATCAAAGGCAATAGCTTCATGCGGCTGTACTGTGCCTTCATATCCTAAAGAGCCAATTCCTCCGGGAGGAGAAGGCGAGATAGTAGTTGAATTTAATAGCAAAGGCAGGGTTGGCATGCAAAGAAAAACAGTAATGGTTTACTCTAATGCACAGCAAGAAGCTATATCTATAGGTTTTGAAGTAGAAGTAAAAGAGAAATGA
- a CDS encoding UbiA-like polyprenyltransferase — protein sequence MSTSLTGMQKIRSYFSLIKFSHTIFALPFALIGFTLAVLYEQKSADAILFIKILLCMVFARTAAMAFNRYLDREIDAKNPRTTQREIPAGIIKPQNALIFTIVNSVLFILTTLFINLLVFYLSFIAIFVVLFYSYTKRFTALCHVVLGIGLALAPIGAFLAVTGYFMWLPLIFSFIVLTWVSGFDIIYALQDEQFDKEQKLHSIPATFGVKGALNISNILHLITAVLVIAAGLLASFNFIYWIGAVIFIGLLFYQHLLVKPNDLSKVNIAFMTTNGIGSIVFAVFTILSLIF from the coding sequence ATGAGTACGTCACTAACAGGAATGCAAAAGATCAGAAGCTACTTTTCTTTGATAAAGTTTAGCCATACTATTTTTGCATTGCCATTTGCATTAATTGGCTTCACACTAGCTGTTCTCTACGAACAGAAATCTGCTGATGCTATCCTATTTATTAAAATACTGCTGTGCATGGTATTTGCCAGAACCGCAGCCATGGCTTTCAACAGATATTTAGATAGAGAGATCGATGCAAAGAACCCACGTACTACACAACGAGAAATACCGGCAGGAATAATAAAACCTCAAAATGCTTTGATCTTTACAATCGTAAATAGTGTTTTGTTTATTCTTACTACACTATTTATCAACCTATTGGTTTTCTACCTTTCCTTCATTGCCATATTTGTTGTTTTATTCTATAGTTATACCAAACGCTTCACCGCATTATGCCATGTTGTATTAGGCATAGGCTTAGCACTAGCACCTATAGGAGCTTTTCTTGCAGTAACAGGATATTTCATGTGGCTACCTTTAATTTTTTCTTTCATCGTATTGACATGGGTATCTGGTTTTGACATTATCTATGCCTTGCAAGACGAGCAGTTTGACAAAGAACAAAAACTACATTCCATACCTGCAACATTTGGAGTAAAAGGAGCATTGAACATCTCCAACATTTTACACCTTATAACAGCAGTATTAGTAATTGCCGCTGGGTTATTAGCTAGTTTCAATTTTATCTATTGGATAGGTGCTGTTATTTTTATTGGGCTACTATTCTATCAACATCTACTTGTTAAACCAAACGACTTAAGCAAAGTAAACATTGCCTTTATGACCACTAACGGTATAGGCAGCATTGTCTTTGCAGTATTTACCATACTTTCTTTAATATTCTAA
- a CDS encoding DPP IV N-terminal domain-containing protein, with translation MKKSASVLVALLIALPVLGQKKYTMAEATSGLYTSLAVERLSGVSWEPNTNKLYHVVKDGDDQLLLSIDFPSEKVDTVLKKSNTQGLSSLAMLQWLDKGLVYYKKGAQLRKGVMTGAGFQWMDWVKLPEHAAHLTVDKSQNIAYTIDNNLWMITRDGKQLQLTDDENKDIINGQSVHRNEFGINGGIFFSPQGNYLAYYHMDQTMVNDYPIIDWSADPAKAKTIKYPMAGGTSHEVKLRVYNPTTGKTVTINTEGPKDQYLTSITWSPDEEYVYIAVLDRAQKHMALNQYDARTGYKVKTLFEEKNEKYVEPQNPLYFLPGEKDKFVWWSQRDGYMHLYVYNTDGKLVKQLTKGDWLVNEIIGVNKNKKELVITSTKDSPLEKHSYTLNWQNGKMSRIDKSEGYHSASVNDAGTFIYDSYSAANVPGVSQVLSTDSRYRKTLLTAKNTLAEYDRPEVRTVVLSANDGTPLHGRLILPTNFNPKKKYPVIVYLYNGPHVQLVRNRFPETGNLWYELLAQKGYVVFTIDGRGSSNRGLKFEQATFRQLGTVEMDDQLVGVNYLKSLPYVDKDRMGVHGWSFGGFMTTSLMLRHPGVFKVGVAGGPVIDWSMYEIMYTERYMDTPEENPEGYKANNLIDKVGNLEGKLLVIHGAQDDVVVWQHSMKLIRASVKEGKQIDYFVYPAHPHNVRGKDRTHLMQKITDYFDLYLKP, from the coding sequence ATGAAAAAGTCAGCTTCGGTTCTTGTAGCCTTATTAATAGCACTGCCAGTATTGGGGCAAAAGAAATATACAATGGCTGAGGCTACTAGTGGCTTGTACACTTCTTTGGCTGTTGAAAGGTTATCGGGTGTAAGCTGGGAGCCTAATACCAATAAGCTATACCATGTAGTAAAGGATGGTGATGACCAATTGTTATTGTCTATTGACTTCCCTAGTGAAAAAGTAGATACAGTATTAAAGAAGAGTAATACACAAGGGTTGAGCTCTTTAGCGATGCTGCAATGGCTAGACAAAGGCTTGGTGTATTATAAAAAAGGAGCACAGTTAAGAAAAGGTGTGATGACAGGTGCCGGCTTCCAATGGATGGATTGGGTGAAGCTACCGGAGCATGCTGCTCACCTTACTGTAGATAAAAGCCAAAATATAGCTTATACAATAGATAATAATCTATGGATGATAACCCGTGATGGTAAACAGCTACAGTTGACAGATGATGAGAATAAGGATATCATAAATGGTCAATCGGTTCACCGTAATGAGTTTGGTATTAATGGAGGTATTTTCTTTTCTCCTCAAGGTAATTATTTGGCGTACTACCACATGGATCAGACAATGGTCAATGATTACCCTATCATAGACTGGAGCGCTGATCCTGCAAAGGCTAAAACCATTAAGTATCCTATGGCTGGCGGCACTTCTCACGAAGTAAAGCTACGCGTGTATAATCCTACTACGGGTAAGACGGTAACGATAAACACAGAAGGTCCTAAAGATCAGTATTTGACAAGCATTACATGGAGCCCTGACGAAGAGTATGTCTATATAGCTGTGTTGGATAGAGCGCAAAAGCATATGGCATTAAACCAATATGATGCTCGTACAGGATATAAAGTGAAGACCTTGTTTGAAGAAAAGAATGAGAAATATGTTGAGCCTCAAAACCCACTTTACTTCTTACCAGGCGAAAAGGATAAGTTCGTGTGGTGGAGTCAAAGGGATGGATATATGCACTTGTATGTATACAATACTGATGGCAAATTAGTAAAGCAATTGACTAAGGGAGATTGGTTGGTCAATGAAATAATAGGTGTTAATAAGAATAAGAAAGAACTAGTTATAACCAGTACTAAAGACTCTCCATTAGAAAAGCATAGCTACACGCTAAACTGGCAGAATGGTAAAATGAGTAGAATTGATAAGTCGGAAGGCTATCATAGTGCAAGTGTAAATGATGCTGGTACTTTTATTTACGATAGCTATAGTGCTGCAAATGTACCTGGTGTTAGTCAGGTGCTTAGTACAGATAGTAGATATCGTAAAACGCTATTGACTGCTAAAAATACTTTAGCTGAATATGACAGACCAGAAGTAAGAACTGTAGTGTTGTCTGCTAACGATGGCACACCTTTGCATGGTAGATTGATCTTGCCTACAAACTTCAACCCGAAGAAGAAATATCCTGTTATCGTTTATTTATACAATGGCCCTCACGTGCAGCTTGTGCGCAACAGATTCCCTGAAACGGGTAACTTATGGTACGAGCTTTTAGCGCAAAAAGGCTATGTGGTCTTTACTATAGATGGCCGCGGTAGCAGCAACAGAGGATTGAAATTTGAGCAAGCTACTTTCCGTCAATTAGGTACGGTAGAGATGGATGATCAGCTTGTAGGGGTGAACTACCTAAAGTCGTTACCATATGTAGATAAAGATAGAATGGGGGTTCATGGCTGGAGTTTTGGCGGTTTTATGACAACGTCATTAATGCTCCGTCACCCCGGTGTGTTCAAAGTAGGTGTTGCTGGTGGACCTGTCATTGATTGGAGTATGTATGAGATAATGTATACAGAACGTTATATGGATACTCCTGAAGAAAATCCTGAAGGGTATAAGGCTAATAACCTTATAGATAAAGTAGGAAACTTGGAAGGAAAGCTATTGGTGATACATGGTGCACAGGATGATGTTGTGGTATGGCAACACTCAATGAAGCTGATAAGAGCATCAGTAAAAGAAGGGAAACAAATAGATTACTTTGTTTATCCTGCCCATCCTCACAATGTGAGAGGGAAGGACAGAACACACCTTATGCAAAAAATTACAGACTACTTCGATCTGTATTTAAAACCATAA
- a CDS encoding MarC family protein — protein sequence MGGIENISIAQIITVSITLFAVIDMLGSVPVLISLKKKMGDISAVQATLVSGALMLLFFFLGEQVLGFMGLDVSSFAIAGSIVIFILGLEMVLGMEIFRSDKDDKAGSIVPIAFPLIAGSGTLTTIMSLKATYHAYNILIGIIINLVIIFAILRSLKFIERILGPSGISVIRKFFGVILLAIAIKLFKENLGFVVME from the coding sequence ATGGGAGGTATTGAAAATATATCTATAGCACAGATCATAACGGTATCCATAACGCTATTTGCGGTTATAGATATGCTGGGGTCTGTGCCTGTATTGATATCTCTTAAAAAGAAAATGGGGGATATTAGTGCGGTACAGGCTACATTAGTATCGGGTGCCTTAATGTTGTTGTTCTTTTTCTTGGGAGAGCAGGTGCTAGGTTTTATGGGCTTAGATGTAAGCTCTTTTGCTATTGCAGGTTCTATTGTGATATTCATATTAGGGTTAGAGATGGTGCTGGGTATGGAAATATTTAGGAGTGATAAAGATGATAAAGCGGGGAGTATTGTCCCTATAGCTTTCCCTTTAATTGCTGGTTCTGGTACTTTGACCACCATCATGTCGTTAAAAGCTACTTATCATGCTTATAATATCCTGATAGGTATTATTATAAACCTAGTTATCATATTTGCAATATTACGTTCGCTTAAATTTATAGAACGAATTTTAGGCCCTTCAGGTATCTCGGTAATTAGAAAATTTTTTGGGGTCATCCTGTTGGCAATAGCCATTAAGCTGTTTAAGGAGAATTTAGGTTTTGTTGTTATGGAATAA
- a CDS encoding L-serine ammonia-lyase translates to MYLCHFLIDKEQVIKENISVFDIFKIGIGPSSSHTLGPWRAAVFFIASLKKRGLENIKEVKVLLYGSLAKTGKGHGTDVAVLLGLCEEDPVTFDVNQVTPRVESIAQHKRILLGHEKEINFDPSIDIEFLFTESLPYHPNALTFLCTYEDGEQIAETYYSIGGGFVIKEGETGYTNNKVDLHFPIDKSDDLLHWGRKTGLTIAEIVQENETAWRSEEETKEGVLGIWKVMRDCIYRGAHINGELPGGLNVKRRAAALNKKLIAGQTYDSYEEWLEAIRNGGDSFKYILDWVSCFALAVNEENASFGRVVTAPTNGAAGVIPAVLQYFVTFCDGNDEDKIMQFLLSASEIGSIFKKGATISAAMGGCQAEIGVSSSMAAAALTESLGGSIRQALMAAEIAMEHHLGLTCDPVAGLVQVPCIERNTMGAIKAIMASQLALQSNPDNAKVSLDHVVHTMWETAQDMNHKYKETAEGGLAAHIPLALSEC, encoded by the coding sequence ATGTATCTTTGCCACTTCTTAATTGATAAAGAACAAGTGATAAAAGAAAACATATCAGTATTCGACATTTTTAAAATAGGTATAGGCCCAAGTAGTTCTCATACATTAGGTCCTTGGAGAGCTGCTGTGTTTTTTATTGCCTCATTGAAAAAAAGAGGACTGGAGAACATAAAAGAAGTAAAAGTGCTGCTTTATGGTTCTCTCGCTAAAACAGGTAAGGGGCATGGTACTGATGTGGCGGTATTGCTTGGCTTGTGTGAAGAAGATCCAGTAACGTTTGATGTGAATCAGGTGACGCCAAGGGTAGAGTCCATTGCTCAACACAAAAGAATATTGCTAGGTCATGAGAAAGAAATAAACTTTGACCCAAGCATTGATATAGAGTTTCTATTTACTGAGAGCTTACCATACCACCCCAATGCTTTGACCTTCTTATGTACTTATGAAGATGGTGAGCAGATAGCAGAAACCTACTATTCTATAGGCGGTGGTTTTGTGATAAAAGAAGGGGAGACTGGCTATACGAATAATAAGGTTGACTTGCACTTCCCAATTGATAAGTCAGATGACTTGCTGCACTGGGGTAGAAAGACAGGGCTAACAATTGCTGAAATAGTACAGGAAAATGAAACGGCATGGCGCAGCGAAGAAGAAACTAAGGAAGGGGTGCTAGGTATTTGGAAGGTGATGAGAGATTGTATCTATAGAGGGGCACATATCAATGGCGAACTACCGGGAGGGCTGAATGTAAAAAGAAGAGCAGCTGCGCTCAATAAAAAGCTTATTGCTGGTCAAACATACGATAGTTATGAAGAGTGGTTGGAAGCAATAAGAAATGGTGGAGACAGTTTTAAATATATATTAGACTGGGTGAGTTGTTTTGCTCTGGCGGTGAATGAAGAAAATGCTTCTTTCGGCAGAGTAGTAACAGCACCTACTAATGGCGCAGCAGGTGTTATACCAGCAGTATTGCAATACTTTGTTACTTTTTGTGATGGCAACGATGAAGATAAGATCATGCAGTTTTTATTGTCTGCATCAGAGATAGGTAGCATATTTAAGAAAGGAGCTACGATCTCTGCCGCTATGGGAGGCTGCCAAGCGGAAATAGGAGTTTCTTCTTCAATGGCTGCCGCTGCACTTACAGAAAGTTTAGGTGGTAGTATAAGGCAAGCACTGATGGCCGCAGAGATAGCAATGGAGCACCACTTAGGACTTACTTGCGATCCTGTAGCAGGGCTGGTACAAGTTCCTTGTATCGAACGTAATACCATGGGGGCTATCAAAGCTATAATGGCATCACAATTGGCATTGCAAAGCAATCCTGATAACGCTAAAGTCTCTTTAGATCATGTAGTGCATACTATGTGGGAGACGGCTCAAGATATGAATCATAAATACAAGGAGACGGCAGAAGGTGGATTGGCGGCACATATTCCATTAGCATTAAGTGAATGCTAA
- the dapB gene encoding 4-hydroxy-tetrahydrodipicolinate reductase, translating into MNIAIIGYGKMGKTIEKIATDRGHNVVLKISSSNKDDLNQEHLKNVDAAIEMTQPDSAKENVLKCLAHGVPVTCGTTGWNEDIPSANQAALDNNTAFLYASNYSVGVNIFFAVNTMLAKLMNTQDSYDIEMEEIHHTQKKDSPSGTAITLANQIIEQVNRKTNWSENDRKEDTIHIDALREEGVPGTHTITYTSDIDDIEIKHTAHSRNGFALGAVLAAEFIANKKGVFTMQDVLNIK; encoded by the coding sequence ATGAACATCGCAATAATAGGCTATGGGAAAATGGGGAAGACCATTGAAAAGATAGCCACAGATAGAGGCCACAACGTTGTATTAAAAATAAGCAGCAGCAACAAAGATGATCTAAACCAAGAACATCTAAAAAATGTAGATGCTGCCATTGAAATGACACAACCCGACTCTGCTAAAGAGAATGTATTAAAATGTTTAGCACATGGTGTACCTGTTACTTGTGGCACTACAGGATGGAATGAAGATATACCTAGTGCTAACCAAGCAGCACTAGATAACAATACAGCATTCTTGTACGCTTCTAATTATAGTGTAGGTGTCAATATCTTCTTTGCTGTCAACACTATGCTAGCAAAGCTGATGAATACACAAGACAGCTATGATATAGAAATGGAAGAAATACACCATACACAAAAGAAAGACTCACCAAGCGGTACAGCTATTACTTTAGCGAACCAAATAATAGAACAAGTAAACAGGAAAACAAACTGGAGTGAAAACGACAGAAAAGAGGACACTATTCACATCGATGCATTAAGAGAAGAGGGAGTGCCTGGCACACACACTATCACCTATACATCAGATATAGATGATATTGAAATAAAACACACCGCACATAGTAGAAATGGATTTGCACTTGGTGCAGTTTTAGCAGCTGAGTTTATTGCCAATAAAAAAGGGGTATTTACCATGCAAGATGTATTGAACATTAAATAA